The genomic segment AAGGCCCTTTCCACTTCAGGCTGTGCTGAGGGGCCATACCGCTCTGTGGATCACTTCGACAGTCTGGCCAGGGAGGACTTCCCAGGCAAGGACACTCTGGATAAGCTTTTCAAGCATGCTGTGCAGCGCTTTGGACAAGCACATTGTCTCGGGACCCGGGATATTCTGAGTGAAGAAAATGAGATTCAGCCCAGtggaaaagtatttaaaaaggtAAGGATTCCCattactatatattttttggaGAGGGATACTTGTGAGACCAAAGATATCTGATGTTGCAACTGACTCTTTCTCCTTTAAGCTGATCCTGGGCGAGTATAGATGGCTGTCCTACAATGAATTGGATGCTGTAGTCAGTGAGTTTGGCAGTGGATTGGCAGCTCTCGGACAGCAGCCCAAAAGCACCATTGCAATCTTTTGTGAAACCAGAGCAGAATGGATGGTCACTGCCCAGGCATGCTTCAGGCGCAATTTCCCATGTAAGGATATTCCAGTTTGTACAGTACAAGATGTTAACTGACAAAGTATGAATAATGTATTAAGTGTTTTGTATTCACAACAGTGGTGACATTCTATGCCACGCTGGGAGAGGATGCTATTGCATTTGGACTGAACGAGACTGGTGTTACACATCTAGTTACCAGTGTGGAACTGCTTGAGACTAAACTGAAAGTGAGTTAGTTAtgcatttaattattattaaatgaatgaTCTGCAGTGTTACTGTATACTTGTATTTTCAAGCTGGTATGGTTTACTACGTAAGGATGGATTAAATTGATTAAGGCAGTTACTTTCAGCATATTATGCTTGTCAAGCCATTTTTAAATTAGATGCAACAAAATGTTGTCTGTGTGAGGGCAGATTAAGTTTATAGAAGTGTGCTTTACACGAGCTCTGTGAATGGATTTGATTAATATCCTTGTATTTCTCCAGAATCCTTACTTAAGATAAGACCAAAGGGGAATTGATGTAATGTGTAGtaaaatactttatattaaTATGATAACATCTCAAACAAACTGGCAGGTCAAGCTGCTGCTCATTGTAAAGATCATTTCAATGGATATGGACCTAGAAATTCTTCTTAATAAAAGGATATCATGTGACTGGGCATTCTGTTTTGATACCAGTGttgtcctctctttctgtccagAATGTGCTTCCACAGATCCCAAAACTGAAGCATGTGATCTACTTGGACCCGAAGAAATCGAGCACGGAAGGCTACCCAGCGGGACTCTCTATCCACAGCATGCAGGCTGTACGAGAGCTGGGCAAGCTGCCTGAAAATAGTGTGTACTTCTTTGACTCACCTtggttgtgcttttttttgtgtgtgtgtgtgtgtgtgtgtttgtcaaatTCCAAGTTGAAATCTCTCACTCGTACAGTGTAAGACAATAACTGCTTGTTTGTCCTGCAGTGGGGAGGGCAATTGTGAAGCCCAAGCCCTCTGATTTGGCTGTGGTGATGTACACCAGTGGCTCCACAGGCAGACCCAAAGGAGTCATGATTGTCCACAGCAACCTGATTGCAGGAATGACAGGACAGTGTGAACGCATCCCTGGACTTGGGTGAGTTTCAGAATTGGTCAATATATAGAGTATGAATTTGTATGATATAGTGTGCACAGCAGGATTTCTTTTACCATTCTCCAGGACAGGGTTCAGCTTACCCCAGCTTCACAGCTCTTTCTGATAAGCACATCTCTCCAAAGCTCTTATCTATTCCACATAAAACAACACTGGCCTAGAAAATGCAAAGTAGATAACAGCAGACAAAAGTagaatattataatataatatacatatattatatcaATACATGCTTGGGCAGTATTCCAGCAGCAGAATACCCACAGAGAACTGTACATAAAGATGGTCAGTGTGAAAGCTGGAAAGGGAAACAGAAGATGTGTAGTGGCTCCTGCCTCTAACCTTTACTCTCTCCCCCTGTGTTCCTGCAGGCCTAATGATACCTATATAGCCTATCTGCCCCTGGCTCATGTTCTGGAAATGACAGCTGAAATCTCCTGTGTCACATATGGCTGTCGGATAGGCTATTCATCCCCCCAGACACTGTCAGACCAGGTAATACCCAGCACCAACACCACATCTTATGTTGTATCAGTCAGTGTGTTTTGCTACATTACTTTATAACCTGGCTACCTGGGTGTGGTCACTAATACTGGTCTACACTAttacagttagcttagcttagtcATTGTTGCTGTCTAATGCTGTTCAATGTAATGTTATGTAAcctgtaaccttttttttctgtttgtttgttttttttaccccgTCTTCCTTTTAGTCCACTAAGATAAAGAAAGGAAGTAAAGGAGACTGCTCAGTGCTCAGACCCACCCTGATGGCAGCTGTGCCAGTAAGAATCCAGTGTCATATATTCTTTCTTCTGTCCATTACTCAAGACtctgctctccttctctctggttttcctcttctctctgtttgctcAGTTTCACACACGTTCTTTTGCTCATCTACTCGTCATCAAATGTATAAATTAATCCTGTGTGCTTTCCTCTAAAAGGAAATTATGGATCGCATCAACAAGAATGTGATGAGCAAAGTGCAGGAAATGAATTTCATTCAGAAGACACTATTTACACTGGGCTACAAATATAAACTAGAGCAGATCAAGAGGGGCTATGATGCACCACTCTGCAATACGTAAGAAACCACTATGCTTCCTTCAGTGCCTTTAGAAATGTGACTTTGTTTGTTCAACTTAATATCAAACACACAGCCATCTGTCTTTGCAGGCTATTATTCCGGAAAGTCAAGAGACTGCTGGGAGGACAAGTGAGGATGATGTTGTCAGGAGGAGCCCCCCTGTCCCCAGCCACTCAAAgatttatgaatgtgtgtttctgttgtccaGTGGGCCAGGGCTATGGCCTCACTGAAACCTGTGGAGCTGGCACCATTACAGAGGGTAAGACAGGATTTAAAGTgtagagaagagaaagagagtatAGGTGGGAAATTATATCAATTTAATTAAGATATTGTCTCTTATTGTACAGTTGCGGACATAAGTACTGGTCGTGTTGGAGCTCCTCTTATTTGCTGCGAGGTCGGGCTCAGAGACTGGGCTGAAGGTATGGCTGAAAAACATGTTGGTACACGCTGTACTTACAGAGCAGAATGAGAAGTATTTATAAAATTGCAGGGTAGGTAGTTGTTATTTCACTAATCCATTTGCCACTTTATCTCAGGTGGCTACACCGGCAAAGACAAGCCGAACCCAAGAGGGGAGGTCCTGATTGGTGGTCCCAATGTAACCATGGGTTACTATAGGAATGAAAGCAACGATCAGGACTTTTTTGAGGATGACAAAGGGCAGAGATGGTTCTGCACTGGTGATGTAGGAGAGATTTACCCAGATGGCTGTCTACAAATAGTGGGTGTGTATATTCTCAAACCAGTTACACGTAACTTAGGTTCTCAGCTAGCATCTGATGGTGTTTGTAAAAGGCAATCCTTTCATACTTAACTGCATAGCCCTAATTTCCAATCAATGTGGTTGTAACTTTTGACAGGGAAACTGTTTGTACTTGTTTTCACGATTAAGCTCAGGTACCATTTTTATATTCTCATTTAGACCGCAAGAAAGACTTGGTCAAACTGCAGGCCGGAGAGTATGTGTCTCTCGGTAAAGTCGAATCCGCGCTGAAAAACTGCTCTCTCGTAGACAACATCTGTGCTTACGCAAACAGGTGAGTAcgtttatttcatttatttaggaAAAGGTAAACAAACAAGGAAACAGGCTTTAGAGTTTTTTCCATATCTGTATGTAGAAATACATGTGATGTACTGTACAAAGCATTTAAAGTCACAGAAAACTTCACCACCAAACACCAAAATCTGACACCAGGATAGttagatgaaaacaaaatggatgaCTAGATACATTAAGGTTAGGAATTAGTGAAATCCTTCCTTCCACATTTTTCCAAAGCTAAACCAGATGAACTGGATCAGTGTCAGGTATGGGGTCAAACCATCAAAGTTCTGACTTTTACAATGCCTTTCAAAATCTCAAAAGACCTTCTACAGAGgatataaagaaaaattagaGCAATTAGGTGTAAATATATCAACTTGCCTATGGAAAGACGGCCTGAGATTTATCCATATACTGTACGTTCTATTAAAGCCAAACACTGTTTGATCCAATTCAACATTATACACAGATTTCGCAATACCAAAGACGAACGTCATACATTCTTTCCAGATGTCTCACCTCTGTGTGATGCATGCCAGTAAAATACTTATGCACTCTGCCCAGAACTACAGAAGAACTCGCTTGAACTTTAACTTAAATAAGCGCTTAAGGTTAAATTAACACTTTCTTTCGGCACTGTCTTTGGAATTACTATTTTAGCTTccagttttgtattttgaatcCCACTTCAACTCGACTTCAAGTGATTATCTTAactattttaaatgttcaaactGCACATTTTCAGCAGTGAGCCCGACCTCTATCAACCTTGTTTCTAATGTTCATCCTTACAGTGACCAGAACTATGTGATCAGCTTTGTGGTGCCCAACCAGAAAAAGCTGACAGAACTGGCCAAACAGAGAGGCATAGTGGGAACATGGGAAGAGATCTGCACTCACCCCGACATGGAAAGAGAAGTTCTGAAGGAGATCAAGGTCGTCGCTGCTAACAGTAAGAGCAGACCATGTCTTCTCATTATCTTTACTTGTATGCGTACTTTTTACTTCCATCCTTATCTCCACCTATATATGTTCTTTTTGTAAGAGCAAAAGAGCAAATTATTCATTCCACTATACTGAGGTAAATGTTGGTGAGCAtcactcttctcttcctcttcaccttTCTTCCAGTTAAACTCCAAGGATTTGAGATTCCAGTGAAAGTGCATCTGAGTCCTGAGCCGTGGACCCCGGAGACTGGTCTTGTCACAGATGCGTTCAAGCTGAAGAGGAAGGAGCTGAAGAACCACTATCTCCACCACATAGAGAGAATGTACGGGGGCAAATAACTTCGACAGTTTCACCCAAGAGTCCCGGTTTTCACCATTGCCACTGTTTTCATCTATAAATAATTTTCCTGGTACTTATTTTGGTTTGTCATGCTGTTTGTGTACCACAGACGTccaaatgaaaatgtctttgaaCAGAAAGTGAAGCTGTAGATAGTTGTAACTGTTGATCCATGTgtgctgctttttgttgttgtgtgttgaaGTTTTGATTGTCAAAGAGATGCACTGAAGTGGCAACTCTTATTCCGTAAGAAGGGTTTGAGGCCATTATTGAACTCAACTGCCATCCATTCAAATCCGCTGGCACTCAGTTTgtagctgatttaaaaaaaaaaaaaaaaagtaccacaCTCCTCCATATATCTGATGCTTTGTTGTTACTTCAGTTGAAAATATTAACAACTGTAATCATCGCAGATGCTTATAAAGCTCTTTTGTAAAGTTGGAGTACTGATGTTACTGTGCCTTCAGTCTGCAGCACTTGTGTAGTAAAGCGGAAGTAAGTGGCAtctatataaaaacaaatagtttgTGCATTTGTTACAAAAATGGCTAAACTGCCATGTTAATGTTTACTTGAGGCTTTAGGAAAAATATCCCCACCCAGACATACACTGACATGGATCATAGAGAAAAAGTTACTAATGATCATGTCTGCatatccgttttttttttttttttaaaaaccagtgttttatttattaattttttgttgtgtcAGTTTTTCCAGAAAGACCAAAATGTGTAAACACAAATGACTCAGGAAGATAagcaaatgttttaatatatgaAATTGTCCAATGGGTTGCTTGTATAGAAAGCACTTCTGTCTTGTTGGCACCCTATTTATTAAAGCGCAAGCATGCTTAACTACTACTTACTAACATGCTTTTAAGTATTAGCTATAGTCAGAAATGGTATACTGTAATACTGTGCGTATTTTACCTCAGTTAACAGGTTAATGTACAATTTGGTATcaagtttatctgaagttaagTATGTTCATTTTACGATTATAGGAgtgttttctatgtatttttcaAAGTGTTGTGTTGACGAATTTGGACGCAGACATAGACAGTCACTTTACAGTTGGTTGTTCGGTGATCCTGTTTGTATTATATTGCTCCGTCATTATGATCACATGCCGtcttcaacatttcaaaaataaacatctttttATAATCAGTCTtgtatgacattttttattttattaccaaaaaatagaaataaaccAACAGCATCTTAATTTTCAAGACGGTGTGTGTTGACTGTTCATACATAAAGCTTAGATGGGGAGAGCCTCAGCTGTTCCAGTCTTGAAATCGGAAACAGTCGCTAGCAATCTTCCAAACAGGCTGGTCATTGTTGGGTGAAGCCTGAGCTGTTAAAAGAAAGTTCTGGTTGAAGAAACGCTGTTTGTTCCCTTCAAACTTGACTGTCCCACCAGTCACCACGAGCAGTGTAGTCTGGCCTTGGGTTGCTTGTTCTGTGAATGAAGAAAGGGTAGACTGATGTTAAATTACCACACTTTCAGTAGAACATCACGTTTACATTATAGACATGGATACTTAATATGACTTGACATTTTAATGCACAGTGTATTATAGAATATTACTACCATTGTACAGGTTACTGTATATATGGCAGATGTAGTATAGCTGAGGTATCTAGTATAGCTGAGGTATCTATCTTTAGTCTCCCCTTTTctctatttatatttatttttctagtctattactttttataatttagcttttaatcattattattaagtATTATTTGTTGCCTACCTCCTTTTTGTTGACTTATGTGAAGTAGCCGCCGCAACACTGCAGTTCCcctttgggattaataaagtactcTATCTATCTAAACACATTTGAGAATCACCAAAAGTATTTGAAAAGGCATTGTGTTTGTCCCACTAACCGTGAACTGGCTGACAATCCAGCGTTTGAACCTGGAACTCGCTTGATGGCAGCGACTCAAAAAAGTCGCCCAAAGCGTCCGGCCCTGACACGGCGTTGCCGTTCCACACCAACGTGGCCTTGTCCAGGTAGAGTCGCGTCAAGTTCTGAGACATAGGAGCCAGTAAATAATGACAGTTAAGGACAAGAC from the Xiphias gladius isolate SHS-SW01 ecotype Sanya breed wild chromosome 23, ASM1685928v1, whole genome shotgun sequence genome contains:
- the acsl4a gene encoding long-chain-fatty-acid--CoA ligase 4; the protein is MGLQADSALQSILLFPIHLLVWLYSILSFLPWYYITGAGQRKALSKRIKALSTSGCAEGPYRSVDHFDSLAREDFPGKDTLDKLFKHAVQRFGQAHCLGTRDILSEENEIQPSGKVFKKLILGEYRWLSYNELDAVVSEFGSGLAALGQQPKSTIAIFCETRAEWMVTAQACFRRNFPLVTFYATLGEDAIAFGLNETGVTHLVTSVELLETKLKNVLPQIPKLKHVIYLDPKKSSTEGYPAGLSIHSMQAVRELGKLPENMGRAIVKPKPSDLAVVMYTSGSTGRPKGVMIVHSNLIAGMTGQCERIPGLGPNDTYIAYLPLAHVLEMTAEISCVTYGCRIGYSSPQTLSDQSTKIKKGSKGDCSVLRPTLMAAVPEIMDRINKNVMSKVQEMNFIQKTLFTLGYKYKLEQIKRGYDAPLCNTLLFRKVKRLLGGQVRMMLSGGAPLSPATQRFMNVCFCCPVGQGYGLTETCGAGTITEVADISTGRVGAPLICCEVGLRDWAEGGYTGKDKPNPRGEVLIGGPNVTMGYYRNESNDQDFFEDDKGQRWFCTGDVGEIYPDGCLQIVDRKKDLVKLQAGEYVSLGKVESALKNCSLVDNICAYANSDQNYVISFVVPNQKKLTELAKQRGIVGTWEEICTHPDMEREVLKEIKVVAANIKLQGFEIPVKVHLSPEPWTPETGLVTDAFKLKRKELKNHYLHHIERMYGGK
- the nxt2 gene encoding NTF2-related export protein 2, with amino-acid sequence MANSLDYRTHVDQSCRYSEEFVNIYYDCMDKKRRNLTRLYLDKATLVWNGNAVSGPDALGDFFESLPSSEFQVQTLDCQPVHEQATQGQTTLLVVTGGTVKFEGNKQRFFNQNFLLTAQASPNNDQPVWKIASDCFRFQDWNS